The Solibacillus sp. FSL R7-0668 genome includes the window GAAAAATAGACTTTGCTCAAGTGTAATTTGATTATACATAGATTTTCTCACCTCTTTTAAAATTCGGTGCAGTGATGATCTATTGTCTAAACGTACTATGGAAGATCCGTAAAACGAATGAGTAAGTCTTACGATTGCTTTTATTATCGCCGAAATTGGATATATTTTCATCTAAAAAGCTATATTTAGTTCGAATGAATAATAGAAATCCTAATATAGTATGAGGTTGCAAATTGATTATTCCTAAAATACTCACATAAATAAATTTGAAATTATAAGGTAAAAGGTAGGAGACGACTGATGAACATGGAGCAATACTTTTATGATGGCCAATTTTTAAAAAGCTATCAAATGGCACAACAGGATTCGACAGATGAAAACAAAAAGTCCTATTTAGCTATATTCGAGAAATATGAGTACGCAAAATTCCCTCAGCCGACCGCACAGCTTGAACAAAGTGTAGAACGTGCGGATGAACGCTATGAAGAATTAGATGAGGTTGAGCAAATACGTACTATTCAGGATGAAGCCCAATTTGCACAAGCCATTAAAGCGCTTGAAAACGATGCGCGTACAGCAGATGATATGCGAAAAGCGGAGTCATTTTTCGTACAGGCCCAATTATTTTTAATGGCTCATCATTACGATGAAAGCATTCATTGCTTTATGCAGGCAGTAAAGCATAATCCAAATAAGGCGTTATACTACGGTTTTGCAGGGCAAACGATGAATCGCTTCAATTGGTCGCCATTTGATACATTACCATACATTGAACGTGCCATTGAGTTGGATCCACAAAATGCGCGCTGGTATTGGAATAAGGCGCTTGTATTAACACAGTTATACAAAGACTTGCAGGCAGAGCCATTTTTAGAGAATGCGCTAATCGCGATTGAAAAAGCGATTGAAGTTTGTCGAGAAGACCAAACCTCATTACGAAACGGAATCGACTCTACGTTGGAGAATTTAAAGGAATATTTATTTAATTAACCGGGGGCACAGCATGAAGAGCAAAAAGTTTTTGTCGTGGAAGGGTATTTCGATTTATTTAACGATTATTTTATTTTTAGTTATTTTCATTCAAATGATGGATCAAAATAAACGCAACGAAAAGGAAGGGCAATATTTAGCGGAAATCGAGAAGGCTTATATCGCGCTAGTTGACTTTCAAATGTATATTATAAATGATGAAGTACAGGTGGATGAAAACAAGTATGTGTTAACAATGGCGGAACGAGACTTCCAATATCAGCTAAGCTTATTTATTGATATTTTTGGCAATCTGGAAAAGGATGATAAGAGCTTATATGATTTCTATATCGAATCAGACAAAGCATTGCAAGCCTTTTATGACGCCACAACAAAAGAGCAACAATCGGCTGCACATGAACAGCTATTGGCGATTAAGCACCCGTTATTTGCACTAATTGCCGAGCAAAAATAAAGTAACTAAAGCTCACAGAACGAATCATTCGTTTTGTGAGCTTTTCGTTATTTCTTCTTTGATTTAACAAATGCGATGACGATACATGCAACTTGAATGACCACAGTGGCAATGACCATATAAAAGTCTTTTTCTGAGCTACTTAAGCCCAATTCATCAACTAATATTGCTGAAATAAAGTATAGCTGTGCACTTAGTAGGATAATAAAGGTACCGATAAACAGCATGATTTTTGGATTGAAATCAAAGCGTAGTACGATAATCACAAATAAGGCACTGAAGATGAGCATTAAAGTGAATAATGGGTCGAGTAGTGTTAATATGCCGTCCTTGGCAAAGTTTTCATAGGTGTAGTTCATTTCGTTTCTCCTTATTTGACAAGTCCATTTTGGAATGCATAAACAACTGCTTGGGTGCGGTCCTG containing:
- a CDS encoding O-linked GlcNAc transferase; translated protein: MNMEQYFYDGQFLKSYQMAQQDSTDENKKSYLAIFEKYEYAKFPQPTAQLEQSVERADERYEELDEVEQIRTIQDEAQFAQAIKALENDARTADDMRKAESFFVQAQLFLMAHHYDESIHCFMQAVKHNPNKALYYGFAGQTMNRFNWSPFDTLPYIERAIELDPQNARWYWNKALVLTQLYKDLQAEPFLENALIAIEKAIEVCREDQTSLRNGIDSTLENLKEYLFN
- a CDS encoding iron ABC transporter substrate-binding protein; translation: MKSKKFLSWKGISIYLTIILFLVIFIQMMDQNKRNEKEGQYLAEIEKAYIALVDFQMYIINDEVQVDENKYVLTMAERDFQYQLSLFIDIFGNLEKDDKSLYDFYIESDKALQAFYDATTKEQQSAAHEQLLAIKHPLFALIAEQK
- a CDS encoding acyl-CoA dehydrogenase gives rise to the protein MNYTYENFAKDGILTLLDPLFTLMLIFSALFVIIVLRFDFNPKIMLFIGTFIILLSAQLYFISAILVDELGLSSSEKDFYMVIATVVIQVACIVIAFVKSKKK